A genomic stretch from Bacillus sp. E(2018) includes:
- a CDS encoding exonuclease SbcCD subunit D C-terminal domain-containing protein: MRLLHTADWHLGRSLEGRSRLQEQQDFLDELVEIVRREKIDAVLMAGDVFDTVNPPAAAEQMFYDALSRINRNGECPFIAIAGNHDHPERLAASFPLLRELGITLVGLPTLELQRVPIKRTGEILEIAALPYPSESRLKVLLSESAEELDVRTQYDDWVDSYFKQITSHFTPGNVHVAMSHLYVAGSKETDSERPVHIGGAYTVAAESLPSTAQYVALGHLHRPQRIKRAKTDARYSGSPLSYSFSESGQAKSVSIINVEPNGIAEVEELHLTSGKPLVAWEAKNGVQEVIQGIEDGLHQNCWIDLSIHVEDALSMEEIQRLRKSHEGIVHIKPVFQEKSGEQISVSAQKLPVDELFTTFYKRQTGGAMPDDELISLFLDLVGEEGSEGEERE; the protein is encoded by the coding sequence ATGCGATTACTTCATACAGCTGACTGGCATCTTGGGCGCTCATTAGAAGGACGCAGCAGACTTCAGGAGCAACAAGATTTTCTAGACGAACTTGTTGAGATCGTACGGCGAGAAAAGATAGATGCTGTTCTTATGGCAGGAGATGTATTTGATACGGTAAACCCTCCAGCTGCGGCAGAACAGATGTTTTATGATGCACTGTCACGGATTAATAGAAACGGAGAATGTCCGTTCATCGCGATTGCGGGAAATCATGATCATCCTGAAAGACTAGCTGCCTCTTTCCCTCTTCTTAGAGAACTGGGCATTACACTAGTAGGACTGCCGACGTTAGAACTACAGCGTGTTCCGATTAAGAGAACGGGAGAGATCTTAGAAATCGCTGCTCTGCCGTATCCCTCTGAATCTAGATTAAAAGTACTTTTAAGTGAATCTGCTGAAGAATTAGATGTAAGAACTCAATATGATGATTGGGTGGACTCGTATTTTAAACAGATCACCTCTCACTTTACGCCAGGAAACGTTCATGTTGCGATGAGTCATCTGTATGTTGCAGGAAGCAAGGAAACCGATTCTGAACGACCTGTTCACATAGGTGGTGCATATACGGTAGCTGCCGAAAGTCTTCCTAGTACAGCTCAATACGTGGCATTAGGTCATCTGCATCGTCCACAACGAATCAAACGAGCAAAAACAGATGCAAGATATTCAGGTTCTCCACTATCTTATAGTTTCTCTGAAAGTGGACAAGCAAAATCTGTGTCCATTATTAACGTTGAACCAAACGGTATTGCAGAAGTTGAAGAGCTTCATCTAACTTCAGGGAAACCACTAGTAGCATGGGAAGCAAAGAATGGGGTCCAGGAGGTTATTCAAGGAATTGAGGATGGTTTGCATCAGAATTGCTGGATTGATCTATCCATACATGTAGAAGATGCACTTTCGATGGAAGAAATTCAACGACTAAGAAAATCACATGAGGGCATTGTTCATATCAAACCTGTGTTTCAAGAAAAGTCCGGAGAACAAATCTCTGTATCTGCGCAAAAACTACCTGTTGATGAACTGTTTACAACGTTTTATAAGCGGCAGACAGGTGGAGCGATGCCAGACGATGAGTTGATCTCCTTATTTCTTGATCTGGTTGGAGAAGAGGGATCTGAAGGAGAGGAACGAGAATGA